Proteins encoded in a region of the Poecilia reticulata strain Guanapo linkage group LG14, Guppy_female_1.0+MT, whole genome shotgun sequence genome:
- the tecta gene encoding alpha-tectorin isoform X2, whose translation MVRRCCPLALLQLLSVFAQTRALTQDLLYPYGPAHRDLETPKMDDGSSVEIPLLIPFIFFNVPYRSIYVNNNGVISFNVQVSQFTPEAFPLSDSRSFIAPLWADVHNGIRGDVYYRETTDPELLERATQDVRRHFKNMPGFTATWVFMATWHQVTFYGGSQTTPVNTFQTILISDGAAFFSMFNYGEITWSTGTASGGDPLTGLGGTTAQAGFNGGDIGHFFNLPGSRSNDVVNIEQTTNVNFPGRWFFRVDTELIDPANGCSYNGRYYRRGEIFWMSDQCSQRCRCLDINNEVQCLEAPCGQFENCEQQDGAFYCQPTRTSTCVVFGDPHYHTFDGFLYHFQGTCSYLLARPCWEMVGLPFFSVEAKNENRGVTTVSWLRDVTVEVYGHRVMIPKGSLGNVQVDGLMKALPVQLELGAVKVYQSGVAVALETDFGLLVTYDGQHYASISLPSSYFNNTCGLCGNYNDDPADDPVLPDGSLAESVVELGGSWRAEDTDWRCTDGCAQNCSVCDPATEAMYFRSDYCGLINKTDGPFRDCRAVVDPTAFVYSCVYDMCSNRDNITTLCYAIQAYALACQALGVTIRPWRTRTFCAMPCPEFSHYEVCTSACPASCSDLTAPLYCAHPCTEGCQCEPGYVLSGNRCVQQDDCGCEHNDLYYPLNHTFWAGPGGEEGDCSLRCTCGFAGEVSCFNESCKEGEVCVAELGLLGCYPRREGVCSVTQNSVTSTFDGTFLLFPDDSSYYLLKLCGPVPANGSVVEVKIGRRLMNKGPTWMRPVIVTVANLEAQMGGTDFDTVKVNGEPVVLPFVHPMETMMIYRAPGNATVVESRGLLRVHYNRQGFLNISLSTIFYNVTCGLCGVFNSNTTDDLRLPNGRLAENTEQFTEGWKSIADDLTCNGDCDDLYRMCTDLRLYQSPWMCGNINDPGNSSFLACHSVVNPSPFFRNCLYNMCIREGNRSALCSSLQAYATACQDAQVGLASWRSATNCPLPCPENSHFEECTTACPLTCTNLDEPEEPCPLPCQEGCQCEEGFAMRDGLCVARSDCGCMYHGHQVATNQTFWTDWECQERCYCNGSDNSAYCQLAPCHPEEYCQENDGLYFCQPHTEALCVAAGYGHFQAFTGVPFELQSSCTLKMVTTICRRREPVATSGVFPRFKLAVRNEERDTGQAIWVRGFVLEVYEYEVEVSRSYKNTVTVNKERLYLPLKLGPGKVNITSLGMLLVLETDFGLKVSYDWNTLLLLTLPRDLYNASCGLCQGMPFSPPTLSSTDWAMTWAERDTFCQVGCGDSCPRCGLGEKSMPNSAPLMVADSSMISDNEDEPNGVATGIRFHVGDGLYVFVEPEAVRLCGLIVDRGGAFARCHSKVAPAFFYQSCLQDTCLDQGAQDTICNWLQIYASTCQTQGVPLTGWRSDTPCVQSCPPNSHYSSCMSVCPPQCAPARGQRDCSQDCVEGCQCDLGYVLNGKSCILSQNCGCYTDGKYYEPKQLFWNNDCTKRCQCIGRNLIQCDPRRCKAEEECTLRFGVRGCFARRSQHCVASGGGVFRTFDGASLRLPASCSFVLSTNCRKLPDLSFQLIANFDKWSTPNLTTISHVYLYINEENILISGSTVKVNGTPVSVPFLTGLMTRLSTSEGFIVIDTPQDIQVRYNRFNTLSITMGQRLQNKVCGLCGNFNGDPNDDYITSRGKPAVSALELAQSWKTNGMQNSCDETQYVALAQSCDNTAVLALQSEDACQKLTQLKGFFQPCHGLLDPQPFYQSCYLDGCYNHRKAQVCGSLAAYAEACRSLGTLTTKWITQENCSEWIYDPCAGEICTNFTCELENGGDLCGCPELPTNPAGEDDIIQAEVNCKHAQMEVSISKCKLFQLGFEREDVRINDERCAGIEGEDFISFHINNTKGHCGSIVQSNGTHIMYKNTVWIESVNNTGNVITRDKTINVEFSCAYELDLKISLETVLKPMLSVINLTLPTQEGNFITKMALYKNSSYRHPYREGEVVLSTRDILFVGVFVEGADVNQLILIVNMCWATPSRYSSDRLRYIIIERGCPNTKDNTIGMAENGVSLTCRFHVTVFKFIGDYDEVHLHCDVSLCDSDTNACKVNCPHKRRMYSEDSEHKEHILSVGPIRRRESDWCEEDNGGCEQICSSKGTGPICSCVTGMLQPDGKSCRTLSSSCKVAPALPLLSASAVISIILTHFNSFIVS comes from the exons ATGGTCAGACGTTGCTGTCCACTCGCGCTGCTCCAACTCTTAAGCGTTTTTGCACAGACCAGAG CTCTTACTCAGGATCTTTTGTACCCATATGGACCGGCTCATCGGGATCTTGAAACTCCGAAGATGGATGACGGGAGTTCAGTTGAAATTCCTTTGCTCATCCCCTTCATTTTCTTCAACGTTCCCTACCGTTCCATCTAT GTCAACAACAACGGCGTGATCTCCTTCAACGTTCAGGTTAGCCAGTTCACGCCTGAGGCTTTCCCTCTGAGTGACAGCAGGTCTTTCATTGCTCCGCTATGGGCAGATGTGCACAACGGCATCCGAGGAGATGTCTACTACAGAGAGACCACCGATCCCGAACTGCTGGAGAGGGCGACGCAGGATGTCCGCAGGCACTTCAAAAACATGCCCGGCTTCACAGCCACCTGGGTCTTTATGGCAACATGGCACCAGGTCACCTTCTACGGAGGGAGCCAGACCACGCCG GTGAACACTTTCCAGACTATACTGATCTCAGATggtgcagctttctttagcatgtTCAACTACGGGGAAATTACATGGAGCACAGGAACGGCCAGCGGGGGAGATCCTCTGACGGGACTCGGTGGAACGACGGCTCAG GCAGGTTTTAATGGAGGCGATATTGGTCACTTCTTCAACCTGCCGGGATCCCGGTCAAATGACGTGGTGAACATCGAACAGACGACCAACGTAAATTTTCCTGGACGCTGGTTTTTCCGTGTTGACACTGAATTGATAGATCCTGCCAACGGCTGCAGCTACAATG GACGGTATTACAGACGAGGGGAGATCTTCTGGATGTCTGACCAGTGCTCCCAGCGCTGCCGATGCCTTGACATAAATAACGAGGTGCAGTGCCTGGAGGCCCCATGTGGACAGTTTGAGAACTGCGAGCAGCAGGATGGGGCCTTTTACTGCCAGCCCACCCGCACCAGCACCTGCGTGGTATTTGGAGATCCTCACTATCACACCTTTGACGGCTTCCTCTACCACTTCCAAGGCACTTGCTCCTACCTGCTGGCCCGGCCGTGCTGGGAGATGGTAGGACTGCCCTTCTTCAGCGTGGAGGCCAAAAACGAGAACCGTGGCGTTACCACAGTGTCCTGGTTACGAGACGTGACGGTAGAGGTCTACGGCCATAGAGTGATGATACCTAAAGGCAGTTTGGGAAATGTACAG GTGGACGGCTTGATGAAGGCTTTGCCAGTCCAACTGGAGCTTGGTGCCGTAAAAGTCTACCAGTCTGGAGTTGCTGTTGCTTTAGAAACAGACTTTGGACTGCTGGTGACCTACGACGGCCAGCACTACGCCTCCATCTCCTTACCAAGCTCCTACTTCAACAACACCTGTGGCCTTTGTGGAAACTACAACGACGACCCTGCAGACGATCCCGTGCTTCCGGACGGCTCTCTTGCGGAAAGTGTGGTGGAGTTGGGAGGCAGCTGGCGAGCAGAAGACACCGACTGGAGGTGCACTGATGGCTGTGCTCAGAACTGCAGCGTTTGCGACCCTGCTACAGAAGCCATGTACTTTCGCTCGGACTACTGCGGGCTTATAAACAAAACCGACGGGCCCTTTCGAGACTGCAGAGCTGTGGTGGACCCCACGGCGTTTGTATATAGCTGTGTGTATGATATGTGCAGCAACAGGGACAACATCACCACGCTGTGCTACGCCATCCAGGCCTATGCTTTAGCATGTCAGGCCCTGGGAGTCACAATACGACCCTGGAGAACGCGCACATTCTGTG CTATGCCCTGTCCGGAGTTCAGCCATTATGAAGTGTGTACCAGCGCGTGTCCGGCCTCCTGCTCGGACCTTACCGCGCCCCTGTACTGCGCTCACCCATGCACCGAGGGCTGCCAGTGCGAACCCGGCTACGTCCTGAGCGGCAACCGCTGCGTGCAGCAGGACGACTGCGGCTGCGAACACAACGACCTCTATTACCCCCTCAACCACACGTTCTGGGCCGGCCCCGGCGGGGAGGAAGGCGACTGCTCCCTCCGCTGCACATGCGGGTTTGCCGGGGAAGTCTCCTGTTTCAATGAGTCCTGCAAGGAGGGCGAAGTGTGTGTGGCCGAGCTGGGCTTGCTGGGCTGTTACCCTCGGAGGGAGGGAGTTTGCTCGGTCACCCAGAACTCGGTGACATCCACCTTTGATGGCACCTTCCTGCTGTTTCCGGATGACAGCTCCTACTACTTGCTGAAGCTGTGTGGTCCGGTACCGGCTAACGGGTCAGTGGTGGAGGTGAAGATTGGCAGGCGGCTCATGAACAAAGGTCCCACTTGGATGAGACCTGTGATAGTAACCGTAGCTAACCTGGAGGCACAGATGGGTGGAACAGATTTTGATACAGTAAAG GTGAATGGCGAACCGGTTGTTCTGCCGTTCGTCCATCCAATGGAGACCATGATGATCTACAGGGCACCAGGAAATGCGACCGTGGTGGAGTCCAGAGGTCTGCTCCGCGTCCACTACAACCGCCAGGGATTCCTGAACATCTCCCTCTCCACCATATTCTACAACGTTACCTGTGGGTTATGCGGCGTCTTCAACAGCAACACCACAGACGACCTGCGCCTGCCCAATGGGCGCCTGGCTGAAAATACTGAACAGTTCACAGAGGGATGGAAATCCATCGCAGACGACCTTACATGCAACGGGGACTGTGACGACCTGTACCGCATGTGCACAGACCTGCGCCTTTACCAGAGTCCCTGGATGTGTGGAAACATCAACGACCCGGGGAACAGCTCCTTCCTGGCCTGCCACTCGGTGGTCAACCCTTCACCGTTCTTCAGGAACTGCCTGTACAACATGTGCATTAGGGAAGGAAACCGGTCGGCCCTCTGCTCCTCTCTGCAGGCGTACGCCACAGCCTGTCAGGATGCCCAAGTGGGCCTCGCCTCCTGGAGGAGTGCGACCAACTGCC CTCTTCCTTGTCCAGAGAACAGCCATTTTGAAGAATGCACCACCGCTTGCCCTTTGACCTGCACCAACCTGGACGAGCCCGAGGAGCCGTGCCCTCTGCCATGCCAGGAAGGCTGCCAATGTGAAGAAGGCTTTGCGATGCGGGACGGCCTGTGCGTGGCCCGGAGCGACTGCGGCTGCATGTACCACGGCCACCAGGTGGCCACCAACCAGACCTTCTGGACTGACTGGGAATGCCAGGAGCGCTGCTACTGCAACGGCTCCGACAACAGCGCGTACTGTCAGCTCGCACCCTGCCACCCCGAGGAGTACTGCCAGGAAAACGACGGCCTGTACTTCTGCCAACCACACACCGAGGCCCTGTGCGTGGCCGCGGGTTACGGCCATTTTCAGGCATTCACCGGCGTGCCATTTGAGCTTCAGAGCTCCTGTACTCTCAAGATGGTCACCACCATTTGTAGGCGCAGAGAGCCGGTGGCGACAAGTGGAGTTTTCCCTCGGTTTAAACTGGCGGTTCGCAATGAGGAGCGAGACACTGGGCAGGCCATCTGGGTGAGGGGCTTCGTGCTGGAGGTCTACGAATATGAGGTGGAGGTTTCCCGAAGCTACAAAAACACTGTAACT GTCAACAAGGAGCGCCTGTACCTTCCCTTGAAGCTGGGCCCGGGGAAGGTCAACATCACTTCCTTGGGGATGCTGCTTGTTCTGGAGACGGACTTCGGCCTGAAGGTGTCGTATGACTGGAACACGCTCCTCCTTTTGACTTTACCGAGGGACCTCTACAACGCCTCCTGCGGCCTCTGCCAGGGCATGCCCTTCTCCCCGCCCACGCTGAGCTCCACGGACTGGGCCATGACCTGGGCGGAAAGGGACACCTTCTGCCAGGTGGGCTGCGGCGACTCCTGCCCACGCTGCGGGCTCGGGGAGAAGAGCATGCCCAACAGCGCCCCCCTCATGGTGGCCGACTCCAGCATGATTAGCGACAACGAGGACGAGCCGAACGGAGTCGCCACCGGCATACGCTTCCACGTCGGGGACGGACTCTACGTGTTTGTGGAGCCGGAGGCCGTCAGGCTGTGTGGGCTGATTGTGGACCGGGGAGGCGCATTTGCACGGTGTCACAGCAAGGTGGCGCCGGCGTTCTTTTATCAGAGCTGCCTGCAGGACACTTGTTTGGACCAAGGAGCTCAGGATACAATCTGTAACTGGCTGCAGATCTACGCCAGCACCTGCCAGACACAGGGTGTGCCTTTAACCGGCTGGAGGAGTGACACGCCGTGTG TCCAGAGCTGTCCTCCGAACAGCCATTACTCCAGCTGCATGTCGGTGTGCCCGCCGCAGTGCGCCCCCGCCCGCGGCCAGCGGGACTGCAGCCAGGACTGCGTGGAGGGCTGCCAGTGCGACCTGGGCTACGTGCTCAACGGCAAGAGCTGCATCCTGTCGCAAAACTGCGGCTGCTACACCGATGGAAAATACTACGAG CCCAAACAGCTGTTCTGGAACAACGACTGCACCAAGCGCTGCCAGTGCATCGGGCGGAACCTGATCCAGTGCGACCCGCGGCGCTGCAAGGCGGAGGAAGAGTGCACTCTGCGATTCGGGGTGCGGGGCTGCTTCGCGCGGCGCTCTCAGCACTGCGTGGCGTCGGGCGGCGGCGTCTTCAGGACCTTCGACGGGGCGTCACTGCGTCTCCCAGCCTCCTGCTCCTTTGTCCTGTCCACAAACTGCCGCAAGCTGCCGGACCTCTCCTTCCAGCTCATCGCTAACTTCGATAAGTGGAGCACGCCCAACCTCACCACCATCTCACATGTCTACCTCTACATTAACGAGGAGAACATCCTGATCTCTGGCAGCACCGTCAAG GTGAACGGGACGCCCGTGTCCGTCCCCTTCCTGACCGGCCTGATGACGCGTCTGTCCACGTCCGAGGGCTTCATCGTCATCGACACGCCGCAGGACATTCAGGTTCGCTACAACCGCTTCAACACGCTCAGCATCACCATGGGCCAGCGGCTCCAGAACAAGGTGTGTGGCCTGTGTGGAAACTTCAACGGAGACCCCAACGACGACTACATCACCTCCAGGGGCAAACCGGCCGTCAGCGCGCTGGAGCTGGCCCAGAGCTGGAAGACCAACGGCATGCAGAACAG TTGTGACGAGACCCAGTACGTGGCTTTAGCCCAGTCCTGTGACAACACGGCCGTCCTGGCGCTGCAGAGCGAAGACGCCTGTCAGAAGCTGACCCAGCTGAAGGGCTTCTTCCAGCCGTGCCACGGCCTGCTGGACCCGCAGCCCTTCTACCAGTCCTGCTACCTGGACGGCTGCTACAACCACCGCAAGGCGCAGGTCTGCGGCTCCCTGGCAGCCTACGCCGAGGCCTGCCGCTCCCTGGGAACCCTGACCACCAAGTGGATCACCCAGGAGAACTGCT CAGAATGGATCTACGACCCGTGTGCCGGAGAGATCTGCACAAACTTCACCTGCGAGTTGGAGAACGGAGGCGACCTGTGCGGCTGTCCGGAGCTGCCCACCAACCCTGCAG GTGAGGATGACATCATCCAGGCGGAGGTGAACTGCAAGCACGCCCAGATGGAGGTCTCCATCTCCAAGTGCAAGCTCTTCCAGCTGGGCTTCGAACGCGAAGACGTGAGGATCAACGACGAGCGCTGCGCCGGGATCGAGGGCGAGGATTTCATCTCCTTCCACATCAACAACACCAAAGGCCACTGCGGCTCCATCGTCCAG TCCAACGGCACACACATCATGTACAAGAACACCGTCTGGATCGAGAGCGTCAACAACACCGGCAACGTCATCACCAGAGACAAAACCATCAACGTGGAGTTTTCCTGCGCCTACGAGCTGGACCTGAAGATCTCCCTGGAAACGGTCCTGAAGCCCATGCTCAG CGTGATCAACCTCACCCTGCCGACCCAGGAGGGAAACTTCATCACCAAGATGGCGCTCTACAAGAACTCGTCGTACCGCCACCCGTACCGGGAGGGCGAGGTGGTGCTGAGCACGCGGGACATCCTGTTCGTGGGCGTGTTCGTGGAGGGGGCGGACGTCAACCAGCTCATCCTCATCGTCAACATGTGCTGGGCCACGCCATCGCGCTACAGCAGCGACAGACTGCGCTACATCATCATAGAGAGAGG gTGTCCGAACACGAAGGACAACACCATCGGCATGGCGGAGAACGGCGTGTCCCTCACCTGCCGCTTCCACGTCACCGTCTTCAAGTTCATCGGCGACTACGACGAGGTGCACCTGCACTGTGACGTGTCGCTGTGCGACTCGGACACCAACGCCTGCAAAGTG AACTGTCCACACAAGAGGAGGATGTACTCAGAGGACAGCGAGCACAAGGAGCACATCCTGTCAGTGGGACCCATCAGGAGGAGAG AGTCTGACTGGTGTGAGGAAGACAACGGTGGCTGTGAGCAGATCTGCAGCAGTAAGGGAACTGGGCCCATCTGCAGCTGTGTGACTGGGATGCTGCAGCCTGACGGGAAAAGCTGCCGCA CTCTGAGCTCGTCCTGTAAGGTCGCCCCTGCTCTGCCTCTGCTGAGCGCCAGCGCCGTAATCTCCATCATCCTCACCCACTTTAACTCCTTCATCGTCTCCTAA